The genomic stretch CTCCAATTTGTAGAGTTGTTTATTCTAACTTCATTTATTCTCTGTCCAAATTTTTTAATTACAGGAACAGTTAGCCATACAATCCCATTAGCTGTTTTGACTCTATTTCTTTGTTGCCATGATTGATTTGAAAACTGCACATCATCATAAAATACAAAAACATCTGCAACATCAATCATTCCAAAATACCCCATCCAAGGTAAATACATGGGCTGTAATATTACTACCTTCATAATCTCACTTTTGGTGCTTTGTAAATATACATAGTAAATTCGTAAAGTTGATAATCATGCCTTACTACAAACCACCTACTTAACTTAGATACACAAAAATCTATGATCTCTGGGATCTTGCAATAATATAAATCTTCTTCTTCCCAATCAACATATTGGGTTAAAAAATTAACAGCAATACCTTTTTTACACAATTTCCACAATTTTATTAATATACTACAAATCCATTTTTTGTGAATGTCATATTTATCATATTCACCATTGCCCTTATAGAATATTCCATTAAAAACGCCTGATATTAATATATAATCAAAGTAGTTATAGTATTTTTTTAAATCTTCCTCTAAAACATCTACCACCATAAAATTGCCATCTGGATGTCTCTTTTTTGCAACTTTTATCATTTTTTCAGAAATATCCCACCCATAATACTCACATTTAATACCTTTTTCTTTTAAATAATCAAAAAGTAAAGCGTTTCCACAGCCAAAATCTAAAATTTTTTTTCCATTTAGGTTGTCAATCTCAGTTAGAATATCGAATCTTAACCAAACCTTTTCTTTACCTATCCAATGAACAGCCTCTGGTGAATTTGGGTCATGTTTTTCAAAATGAATTTCATATTCTTTTTTAATTTTATCAGTATGTATTTTTAGCAATTTATTTTCCATCTAATCATCACCTACAATTTC from Methanocaldococcus lauensis encodes the following:
- a CDS encoding class I SAM-dependent methyltransferase, yielding MENKLLKIHTDKIKKEYEIHFEKHDPNSPEAVHWIGKEKVWLRFDILTEIDNLNGKKILDFGCGNALLFDYLKEKGIKCEYYGWDISEKMIKVAKKRHPDGNFMVVDVLEEDLKKYYNYFDYILISGVFNGIFYKGNGEYDKYDIHKKWICSILIKLWKLCKKGIAVNFLTQYVDWEEEDLYYCKIPEIIDFCVSKLSRWFVVRHDYQLYEFTMYIYKAPKVRL